A stretch of Miscanthus floridulus cultivar M001 chromosome 13, ASM1932011v1, whole genome shotgun sequence DNA encodes these proteins:
- the LOC136501081 gene encoding germin-like protein 8-11 gives MAPSTYFLLASLLALATSQAIASDPSPLQDFCVADIHSPVKVNGFVCKDPMAVNADDFFKAANLDKPRDTMKSKVGSNVTLINVMQLPGLNTLGISLARIDYAPLGQNPPHTHPRATEILTVLEGTLYVGFVTSNTDNGNKLFAKVLNKGDVFVFPQGLIHFQFNPVHDKPAVAIAALSSQNPGAITIANAVFGSKPPISDDVLAKAFQVQKGTIDWLQAQFWENNHY, from the exons ATGGCTCCCTCCACCTACTTTCTCCTGGCTTCACTTCTAGCATTGGCCACTTCTCAGGCCATTGCTTCAGACCCTAGCCCACTCCAGGACTTCTGTGTTGCCGACATACACTCTCCAG TGAAGGTCAATGGATTTGTTTGCAAGGACCCCATGGCCGTGAACGCAGATGACTTTTTCAAGGCAGCAAACCTTGACAAGCCCAGGGACACAATGAAAAGCAAGGTCGGATCCAATGTCACTTTGATCAATGTCATGCAGTTGCCTGGACTCAACACCCTGGGCATCTCGTTGGCTCGCATTGACTACGCACCATTAGGTCAAAATCCACCACACACCCACCCACGTGCCACAGAGATTCTCACCGTGCTTGAGGGTACACTCTATGTTGGATTTGTCACCTCCAACACAGACAACGGTAACAAGCTATTCGCTAAGGTTCTCAACAAGGGTGACGTGTTTGTATTCCCCCAAGGGCTCATCCACTTCCAATTCAATCCGGTCCATGACAAGCCAGCTGTCGCGATCGCTGCACTAAGCAGCCAGAACCCTGGGGCTATTACTATTGCCAACGCAGTCTTTGGATCAAAGCCACCGATCTCAGATGATGTCTTGGCCAAGGCTTTCCAGGTGCAAAAGGGAACAATTGATTGGCTCCAAGCTCAATTCTGGGAGAACAACCACTACTAA
- the LOC136501708 gene encoding germin-like protein 12-2: protein MAPASYFLLVSFLALVTSQAIASDPSPLQDFCVADIHSPDMHALTLMKVSGFACKDPMAVNADDFFKAANLDKPRDTMKSKVGSNVMLPGLNTLGISLARIDYAPLGQNLPHTHPRATEILTVLEGTLYVGFVTSNTDNGNKLFAKVLNKGDVFVFPHGLIHFQFNPICDKPAVAIAALSSQNPGAITIANAFFGSKPPISDDVLAKAFQVQKGTIDWLQALFWENNHN from the exons ATGGCTCCCGCCTCCTACTTTCTCCTCGTTTCTTTTCTAGCATTGGTCACTTCCCAGGCCATTGCTTCTGACCCTAGCCCGCTCCAGGACTTCTGTGTAGCCGACATACATTCTCCAGATATGCATGCACTCACTTTAA TGAAGGTGAGTGGATTTGCTTGCAAGGACCCCATGGCCGTGAACGCAGATGACTTTTTCAAGGCAGCAAACCTTGACAAGCCTAGGGACACCATGAAAAGCAAGGTCGGATCCAATGTCATGCTGCCTGGACTCAACACCCTCGGCATCTCGTTGGCTCGCATCGACTACGCACCATTAGGTCAGAATTTGCCACACACCCACCCACGTGCCACAGAGATTCTCACTGTGCTCGAGGGTACACTCTATGTTGGATTTGTCACCTCTAACACAGACAATGGTAACAAGCTATTCGCCAAGGTTCTCAATAAGGGTGATGTGTTTGTATTCCCCCATGGGCTCATACACTTCCAATTCAACCCGATCTGTGACAAGCCAGCTGTCGCAATCGCTGCACTAAGCAGCCAGAACCCTGGGGCTATTACTATTGCCAACGCATTCTTTGGATCAAAGCCACCGATCTCAGATGATGTCTTGGCCAAGGCCTTCCAGGTACAAAAGGGGACAATTGATTGGCTTCAGGCTCTGTTCTGGGAGAACAACCACAACTAA